The following are from one region of the Bacillus methanolicus MGA3 genome:
- the sufU gene encoding Fe-S cluster assembly sulfur transfer protein SufU, with the protein MLDNLYRQVILDHYNNKRNFEKIKGENVKKTHYKNPTCGDVMTLFVELEQNQVRRVTFLGEGCSISMASASMMTELIKNKSLKEITSLRKAFEQLIRHGKTPDEVDLGDSFSLKGVHQLKARHNCALMTWQALDKVLKDEKNYEGFYS; encoded by the coding sequence ATGCTTGATAACCTGTACCGACAAGTTATTTTGGATCATTATAATAACAAAAGAAATTTTGAGAAAATTAAGGGGGAAAATGTAAAGAAAACTCATTATAAGAATCCGACATGTGGGGATGTGATGACTTTATTTGTGGAGCTAGAACAAAATCAGGTAAGAAGGGTAACCTTTCTTGGGGAAGGGTGCAGCATTAGTATGGCATCCGCATCCATGATGACAGAGCTTATTAAGAATAAATCTCTAAAAGAAATTACATCTCTTAGAAAAGCATTTGAACAATTAATCCGGCATGGAAAGACACCAGATGAGGTGGACTTAGGTGACAGCTTTTCTCTAAAGGGTGTACATCAATTAAAAGCCAGACATAACTGTGCATTAATGACGTGGCAAGCTCTAGATAAGGTCTTAAAAGATGAAAAAAACTACGAAGGTTTTTACTCTTAG
- a CDS encoding (2Fe-2S) ferredoxin domain-containing protein, with protein sequence MATWDLSKTKHHVFICNGSSCNQVGAEELTQAIRKEISDRELDDIIHTTRTRCNGRCLDKCVAIVYPKGTWYKDLKSEDASLFIDSLIANEDFTGKVSHSFNGQVFERADDGIVVGIPKDKEKVIKVSKIL encoded by the coding sequence ATGGCCACTTGGGATTTAAGTAAAACAAAACATCATGTTTTCATTTGTAACGGTAGCAGCTGCAATCAAGTGGGGGCAGAGGAACTAACTCAAGCTATCCGTAAAGAAATCTCAGATCGAGAATTAGATGATATCATCCATACAACTCGCACACGTTGTAATGGAAGATGCCTTGATAAGTGTGTTGCCATCGTATATCCAAAAGGGACTTGGTATAAAGATTTGAAATCTGAGGATGCTTCCCTATTCATTGATTCCCTTATTGCCAATGAGGATTTTACAGGTAAAGTGAGCCATTCATTTAATGGTCAGGTTTTTGAGCGCGCAGATGATGGAATTGTTGTTGGGATACCTAAAGACAAAGAAAAAGTAATCAAAGTATCAAAAATACTTTAA
- the rpsN gene encoding 30S ribosomal protein S14 has translation MAKKSKVAKERKRQELVEKYADLRRELKAKGDYEALRKLPRDSSPTRLHNRCEITGRPRGYLRKFKMSRIAFRELANKGQIPGVKKSSW, from the coding sequence ATGGCGAAAAAGTCTAAAGTAGCAAAAGAAAGAAAACGACAGGAGTTAGTTGAAAAATATGCTGATTTAAGAAGAGAATTGAAGGCAAAAGGAGATTACGAAGCTTTGAGGAAATTACCGAGGGATTCATCCCCTACTCGCCTGCACAATCGATGCGAAATCACAGGAAGACCCAGAGGCTATCTAAGAAAATTTAAGATGTCAAGAATTGCGTTTAGGGAATTAGCCAATAAGGGGCAAATTCCAGGAGTTAAAAAGTCAAGTTGGTGA